The nucleotide window CGTGTTCATTGATCAGCCGGGTGATCGGCCCAAGGTAGGGCATGTCGGTGTAGGCGGCCTGCAGGGTGCCCACGGTCGTGGCGGCGATACACGCCTCGAAGAACTTTTCCGGGGTGGTGGCGGCGCGGCCGTTGATGGTGGTGAGGTTGCAATGCTGGAAACCCGAGAGCCGGGTGGTGCCGGGCAGGTCGCCCTTGTAGCCCCATGCAAACAGCTTGCTCAGTTCCTCGCCGGAGAGCTCCCAGTCGATGACCGGCAGCAGGTTAATCTCGGCGCAGGGATTGCAGCCGGCATCGGGGTGGTCACAGAAGAAAAACCCGGGCTCGCCGAACTCCTTTTGGGCTTTGAAGAGGCGGTGGAAATACACCGCGTTGTCGGCCGAACGGGCGAGGGAAACGGAGTTGTTGGAGGCGGAGCGCTGGGGATGGGTTTCGAACCAGTTGCCGGTCTTGGCATCCATCATCTCCTCGTCGTCGGGGGAAAACAGGCAGATCGTAGCCGAGCGGCGAATACCGCCGGCGAGCACGGCCTTGGCGACAAACATGTTGATATCATAGACCTCGATCGGCCGCAGGGTGCGACCGGCAGCCTGATCCAGGATTCCCTCGATGCGCGTAAGGGCCTGCTTGAGCGGGAGATGCCCCGGGGCCTTGCCACCCGAGGTGCGCAAGGGCGTGCCGCGCGAGCGCACGCCGGAGTAGTTAAACTCGATCTTCTTGCCCTCGTAGAACGAGCCGAAAAGCGCGTGCAGGGAATCGGCCCAACCCTCGATCGTGTCCGCAACCGTGTAATGCCAGACGGGCAAATCATGGGCCGGCAGGCGCGAGGGCAGCGAGGGGAGCAACGCGACGTGGTGTTTCTGAACCGAGAAGCCCACGCCACAGCCGCTCAGCAGAAGGAAGAAGTATTCGCGGAAAAACTCCACCCGATCGACGTTGGAGAAGCTGCAATTGAACATGCGGCTGTGGTTTTTGAGGATGGCGTCGCCGCCAAACTGCATCGAGCGCATGCTGGGAAGAATGCGCTTGGCGGCCACATCGGTAAAAACCTGCTCGATCACCTCGCCCAATTCCTTGCCGCAGAGCTGACGGGTCAACAACTTGGCGTTGTCGCCGGCCAGCGCGGTGATTGCCGAGGGTAATTCGGCGGGCAGGCGCTCCGACAACTTGGACTGAAAGAACGTCTGGTGCATCTCCGCCACACGCTCGACGCCCTCGGTAAACGTTTCCCGGCGGCCCAGTTCGGCGCGGTAGCGGGAGTATTTGGCCATGGCGATGTAGTCGGCCAGCCCGCTCTGATTGTACTCAGCGAGGCGGGTAAGCGCATGCCGTTCGCGG belongs to Opitutus sp. and includes:
- a CDS encoding recombinase, coding for MSSAPDFIRPVSPSAPAHGAKLLQRHIPAAERQVIKRDGSLVRYDQNKVTRAIALAFREVFANNTPNPYRDDLLACFGLDSDRFIAAAKIAEAVSKMLELYYRQGTHPTIEQVQDAVEKSIAAAGHWEVARSYMLYRERHALTRLAEYNQSGLADYIAMAKYSRYRAELGRRETFTEGVERVAEMHQTFFQSKLSERLPAELPSAITALAGDNAKLLTRQLCGKELGEVIEQVFTDVAAKRILPSMRSMQFGGDAILKNHSRMFNCSFSNVDRVEFFREYFFLLLSGCGVGFSVQKHHVALLPSLPSRLPAHDLPVWHYTVADTIEGWADSLHALFGSFYEGKKIEFNYSGVRSRGTPLRTSGGKAPGHLPLKQALTRIEGILDQAAGRTLRPIEVYDINMFVAKAVLAGGIRRSATICLFSPDDEEMMDAKTGNWFETHPQRSASNNSVSLARSADNAVYFHRLFKAQKEFGEPGFFFCDHPDAGCNPCAEINLLPVIDWELSGEELSKLFAWGYKGDLPGTTRLSGFQHCNLTTINGRAATTPEKFFEACIAATTVGTLQAAYTDMPYLGPITRLINEHDALLGVSICGFMDNPRVLFDPEILRAGASLCRATNRLVAEAIGIRPAAKITTCKPEGTASLLLDAASGIHPHHARHYFRRVQANRKEPIYAFFKNLNSQMTEPSVYSPQTDDVITFPVSAPEGAILRKDLNAIQFLQLVMLVQQSWVIPGGDPESRSSTLHHNVSNTCTVRADEWAAVADFIWSNRALFTGVSLLQDAGDKVYAQAPREEVSTDSDIAKWNALRPRPVDYTQLHEHTDETSLKDIVACAGGACELA